In Streptococcus oralis, a single window of DNA contains:
- a CDS encoding DUF4300 family protein: protein MKRTRKVVALGLCLPLLLGLAACHQNNTRTEATNQTQTNSYKVPWTASYTNLNNQVSIEEVKSLLSAHLDPNSVDAFFNLVTDYNATVGSTGLSGDFASFTKTEYDVEKISNLWNQKKGDFVGTNCRINSYALLKNSVTIPKLEKNDQLLFVDNDAIDKGKVFDAKDKEEFDILFSRVETEATTDVKVHAQKMEKFFSQFQFNDKARMLSVVLHDNLDGEYLFVGHVGVLVPADDGFLFVEKLTFEEPYQAIKFASKEDCYKYLSTKYADYTGDGLAKPFIMDNEKWVEGY from the coding sequence ATGAAACGAACGAGAAAAGTAGTAGCCTTGGGACTGTGTTTACCCTTATTACTTGGATTGGCTGCTTGCCACCAAAATAATACGAGGACTGAAGCTACAAATCAAACACAGACCAATTCATATAAAGTTCCTTGGACGGCTTCATATACAAATCTTAATAATCAGGTCAGTATCGAAGAGGTCAAATCTCTCTTATCAGCGCACTTGGATCCAAATAGTGTTGACGCATTTTTCAATCTTGTTACAGACTATAATGCGACTGTCGGCTCCACTGGCTTAAGTGGTGATTTTGCTTCCTTTACAAAGACAGAATACGATGTAGAGAAAATCAGCAATCTTTGGAATCAAAAAAAGGGTGACTTTGTCGGGACCAACTGCCGTATCAATAGCTATGCGCTATTAAAAAATTCAGTCACGATCCCAAAACTTGAAAAGAATGATCAGCTACTTTTTGTGGATAATGATGCTATCGATAAGGGAAAAGTATTTGACGCGAAAGATAAGGAAGAGTTTGATATTCTATTTTCTAGGGTGGAGACGGAAGCGACAACGGATGTAAAAGTTCACGCGCAGAAGATGGAGAAATTCTTCTCCCAGTTTCAATTTAATGATAAAGCTCGGATGTTGTCTGTTGTGTTACATGATAATTTGGATGGAGAGTATCTTTTTGTTGGACACGTTGGTGTTTTAGTGCCAGCTGATGATGGTTTCTTATTTGTAGAGAAACTGACTTTTGAAGAGCCTTATCAAGCTATTAAGTTCGCGAGCAAGGAAGATTGTTACAAGTATCTATCCACCAAATATGCGGATTATACAGGTGATGGACTGGCCAAGCCTTTCATTATGGATAATGAAAAGTGGGTTGAAGGTTATTAA
- a CDS encoding YfbM family protein — protein MGMIANYRYLSDNELSQIMRDSRQEEELLDIVEDSTKENETLLDIDKMWDALLFVMTGFSSSEFMDDDPLREAVLGVTPLENVSEYIAYTEKSKIAEIAQALENFDMDRALANFSMEACEKAELYPDIWDYLEEEEEIKDDIRTSFVKMKDFYKKILTLRGNVLVTIC, from the coding sequence ATGGGAATGATTGCTAATTATCGATATCTATCTGACAATGAATTAAGCCAAATAATGCGAGATTCTCGTCAGGAAGAGGAATTGCTTGACATAGTCGAGGATTCTACTAAGGAAAATGAGACGTTGCTAGATATTGACAAAATGTGGGACGCCTTACTCTTTGTTATGACAGGCTTTAGTAGTTCAGAATTTATGGATGACGATCCTTTGAGAGAAGCTGTCTTGGGAGTGACCCCTTTAGAAAATGTGTCGGAATATATAGCCTATACTGAAAAGTCAAAGATAGCTGAAATTGCTCAAGCTTTAGAGAATTTTGACATGGATAGGGCTCTGGCTAACTTTAGCATGGAAGCATGCGAGAAGGCAGAGTTATACCCTGACATTTGGGATTATCTTGAAGAAGAGGAAGAAATCAAGGATGATATTCGAACCAGCTTTGTAAAAATGAAAGACTTTTACAAGAAAATCTTAACTCTCAGGGGGAATGTCTTAGTGACTATTTGCTAA
- a CDS encoding aminotransferase class I/II-fold pyridoxal phosphate-dependent enzyme, whose protein sequence is MKKLDQNQAPIYEALVKLRKKRIVPFDVPGHKRGRGNPELVELLGEKCVGIDVNSMKPLDNLGHPISIIRDAEELAADAFGAAHAFLMIGGTTSSVQTMILSTCKAGDKIILPRNVHKSAINALVLCGAIPIYIEMSVDPKIGIALGLENERVAQAIKEHPDAKAILINNPTYYGICSDLKGLTEMGHEAGMLVLVDEAHGAHLHFTDKLPISAMDAGADMAAVSMHKSGGSLTQSSILLIGEQMNPEYVRQIINLTQSTSASYLLMASLDISRRNLALRGKESFEKVIELSEYARREINAIGGYYAYSKELIDGVSVCDFDVTKLSVYTQGIGLTGIEVYDLLRDEYDIQIEFGDIGNILAYISIGDRIQDIERLVGALADIKRLYSRDGKDLIAGEYIQPELVLSPQEAFYSERRSLTLDESVGQVCGEFVMCYPPGIPILAPGERITREIVDYIQFAKERGCSLQGTEDPEVNHINVIKRKEN, encoded by the coding sequence TTGAAGAAGTTAGATCAAAACCAAGCCCCAATTTATGAGGCCTTGGTCAAGCTACGCAAGAAAAGAATTGTCCCCTTTGATGTGCCAGGTCACAAGCGTGGACGAGGAAATCCAGAACTTGTCGAACTATTAGGAGAAAAATGTGTTGGCATTGATGTCAATTCGATGAAACCCTTAGATAATCTAGGTCATCCCATTTCGATTATTCGAGATGCTGAGGAATTGGCAGCGGATGCTTTTGGTGCAGCCCATGCCTTTCTCATGATTGGGGGAACAACCTCATCAGTTCAAACCATGATTCTTTCCACCTGCAAGGCAGGAGATAAGATTATTCTACCGAGAAATGTCCATAAATCTGCTATCAATGCGTTGGTTCTATGTGGTGCCATTCCCATCTATATCGAGATGAGTGTGGATCCTAAAATCGGCATCGCTTTAGGTCTTGAAAATGAACGGGTGGCCCAGGCCATTAAGGAACATCCAGATGCAAAAGCTATCCTAATCAACAATCCTACTTACTATGGAATTTGTTCAGACCTCAAGGGTTTAACGGAAATGGGTCATGAAGCGGGCATGCTGGTTTTAGTGGATGAAGCCCATGGAGCGCATTTGCATTTTACAGATAAACTTCCAATTTCTGCTATGGATGCAGGTGCTGATATGGCGGCAGTCTCTATGCATAAGTCTGGTGGGAGTTTGACCCAGAGCTCCATCCTTCTTATCGGGGAGCAGATGAATCCTGAGTACGTTCGTCAGATTATCAACCTGACCCAGTCTACGTCTGCCTCTTATCTACTTATGGCTAGTTTAGATATTTCTCGACGAAACTTGGCCCTTCGTGGTAAAGAGTCTTTTGAGAAAGTCATTGAGCTATCCGAATACGCTCGTCGTGAGATCAATGCTATCGGTGGTTACTATGCCTACTCAAAAGAGCTCATAGACGGTGTGTCGGTCTGTGATTTTGACGTGACCAAGCTGTCCGTTTATACTCAGGGTATTGGCTTAACAGGGATAGAGGTTTATGACCTCTTGCGAGACGAATACGATATTCAGATCGAGTTTGGCGATATTGGCAATATCTTGGCTTATATTTCAATCGGTGACCGCATCCAAGACATCGAGCGTTTGGTCGGTGCATTAGCGGATATCAAGAGACTCTACTCAAGAGATGGAAAAGACTTGATTGCTGGAGAATATATCCAACCAGAGTTAGTGCTGTCTCCTCAGGAAGCCTTTTATTCAGAGAGAAGAAGTTTAACCTTGGATGAGTCTGTCGGACAGGTCTGTGGGGAATTTGTCATGTGTTATCCTCCAGGGATTCCAATCCTAGCACCAGGTGAACGCATTACACGAGAAATTGTAGACTATATCCAATTTGCTAAGGAACGTGGTTGCTCCCTCCAAGGGACGGAAGATCCAGAGGTCAATCACATCAACGTCATTAAGAGAAAGGAGAACTAG
- the speE gene encoding polyamine aminopropyltransferase produces the protein MDLWFSEVHTPDVKLSLRTAKQLYAGKSEWQDIEVLDTPAFGKILILNGHVLFSDADDFVYNEMTVHVPMAVHPNPKKVLVIGGGDGGVAQVLTLYPELEQIDIVEPDEMLVEVCREYFQDFAAGLDDPRVTIYYQNGLRFLRNCEDDYDIIINDATDPFGHTEGLFTKEFYGNSYRALKEDGIMIYQHGSPFFDEDESACRSMHRKVNQAFPISRVYQAHIPTSPAGYWLFGFASKKYHPIKDFDKEGWKKRQLFTEYYTANLHVGAFMLPKYVEDILEEEEGKK, from the coding sequence ATGGATTTATGGTTTTCTGAAGTTCATACTCCAGATGTGAAATTATCCCTGAGAACAGCCAAGCAACTCTATGCTGGTAAAAGTGAATGGCAGGATATAGAGGTATTAGATACACCAGCTTTTGGGAAAATACTGATTTTAAATGGGCATGTCTTATTCTCAGATGCGGATGATTTTGTCTACAACGAAATGACGGTCCACGTTCCCATGGCTGTCCACCCAAATCCAAAGAAAGTCTTGGTTATTGGGGGTGGTGACGGTGGTGTTGCCCAAGTATTAACCCTCTATCCTGAACTAGAGCAAATCGATATTGTGGAACCAGATGAGATGTTGGTTGAGGTTTGTCGTGAGTATTTCCAAGACTTTGCTGCGGGGCTAGATGATCCTCGTGTCACCATTTACTATCAAAACGGGCTACGCTTTTTGCGAAACTGTGAAGATGACTACGATATTATCATCAACGATGCGACAGACCCATTTGGACATACGGAAGGTCTCTTTACCAAGGAATTTTACGGTAACAGTTACAGAGCTCTAAAAGAAGACGGTATCATGATTTACCAGCATGGGAGTCCGTTTTTTGACGAGGATGAGTCTGCTTGTCGTAGTATGCATCGTAAGGTCAATCAAGCCTTTCCAATCAGTCGGGTTTATCAGGCCCATATCCCAACAAGTCCAGCTGGCTATTGGTTGTTTGGATTTGCATCGAAAAAATACCACCCTATCAAAGATTTTGACAAGGAAGGCTGGAAAAAACGCCAGCTTTTCACAGAATACTATACTGCAAACTTACATGTGGGAGCCTTTATGCTGCCCAAGTATGTAGAAGACATTTTAGAAGAAGAGGAAGGAAAAAAATGA
- a CDS encoding saccharopine dehydrogenase family protein: MSRLLVIGCGGVAQVAISKICQDSETFTEIMIASRTKSKCDDLKSKLEGKTSTKIETAALDADKVEEVIALIESYKPEAVLNVALPYQDLTIMDACLATGVHYIDTANYEAEDTEDPEWRAIYEKRCKELGFTAYFDYSWQWAYQEKFKEAGLTALLGSGFDPGVTSVFSAYALKHYFDEIHYIDILDCNGGDHGYPFATNFNPEINLREVSAPGSYWEDGKWVEVEAMSIKREYDFPQVGQKDMYLLHHEEIESLAKNIPGVKRIRFFMTFGQSYLTHMKCLENVGLLRTDAINFNGQDIVPIQFLKALLPDPASLGPRTVGKTNIGCIFTGVKDGVEKTIYIYNVCDHQECYAEVGSQAISYTTGVPAMIGTKLVMNGTWKQPGVYNLEELDPDPFMEALNEYGLPWVVVENPQMVD; encoded by the coding sequence ATGAGTCGTTTATTAGTTATTGGATGTGGGGGCGTTGCCCAAGTTGCTATTTCAAAGATTTGCCAAGATAGCGAAACCTTTACAGAGATTATGATTGCTAGCCGTACCAAGTCAAAATGTGATGACTTAAAGTCTAAATTAGAAGGGAAAACAAGTACAAAGATTGAGACAGCTGCCCTTGACGCTGACAAGGTTGAAGAAGTCATTGCCTTGATTGAAAGCTACAAGCCAGAAGCTGTTTTGAACGTAGCACTCCCATATCAAGACTTGACCATTATGGATGCTTGCTTGGCAACAGGTGTCCACTATATCGATACCGCCAACTATGAGGCTGAGGACACAGAAGACCCTGAATGGCGTGCTATCTATGAAAAACGCTGCAAGGAACTAGGTTTTACAGCCTATTTTGACTACTCATGGCAGTGGGCTTACCAAGAAAAATTCAAAGAAGCAGGCTTAACAGCTCTTCTTGGTTCTGGTTTTGACCCAGGTGTAACCAGTGTCTTTTCAGCTTATGCTCTCAAACACTATTTTGATGAAATCCATTATATTGACATTCTAGACTGTAATGGTGGGGATCACGGTTATCCATTTGCTACTAATTTTAATCCAGAAATCAATCTCCGCGAGGTTTCTGCGCCAGGTTCTTACTGGGAAGATGGAAAATGGGTAGAAGTGGAAGCTATGTCAATCAAGCGTGAGTACGATTTCCCTCAAGTTGGACAAAAAGACATGTATCTCCTTCACCATGAAGAAATTGAATCATTGGCCAAGAACATTCCTGGAGTCAAACGGATTCGTTTCTTTATGACTTTTGGCCAATCTTATCTAACTCACATGAAATGCTTGGAAAACGTTGGTCTCCTTCGTACGGATGCTATTAACTTTAATGGACAAGACATTGTACCGATTCAATTCTTAAAAGCCTTGCTTCCTGATCCAGCCAGCCTTGGCCCACGTACAGTTGGAAAAACCAATATCGGCTGTATCTTTACAGGTGTCAAAGACGGTGTTGAAAAGACTATCTATATCTACAATGTTTGTGATCATCAGGAATGTTACGCAGAAGTTGGTTCACAGGCAATTTCATACACAACAGGAGTTCCAGCCATGATTGGGACAAAATTAGTGATGAATGGTACTTGGAAACAACCTGGAGTTTACAACCTTGAAGAATTGGATCCAGATCCATTCATGGAAGCTTTGAATGAGTACGGCTTGCCTTGGGTTGTGGTAGAAAACCCGCAAATGGTGGACTAA
- the nspC gene encoding carboxynorspermidine decarboxylase has product MKLEQVPTPAYVIDLGKLEANCRILQQVQEEAGCKVLLAQKAYSLYKTYPLISQYLSGTTASGLYEAKLAREEFPGEVHVFAPAFKESDMEELLQISDHIVFNSERQLRKYGSRCREAGISVGLRLNPQCSTQGDHALYDPCAPGSRFGVTLDKIPSDLLDLVDGLHFHTLCEQGADDLETTLKAVEAQFGPYLYKVKWLNMGGGHHITREDYDVDLLISEIKRIRETYNLEVYIEPGEAIALNAGYLATEVLDIVENGMEILVLDASATCHMPDVLEMPYRPPLRNGFEAQEKAHTYRLSSNTCLTGDVIGDYSFENPVEIGDRLYFEDMAIYSFVKNNTFNGIGLPSLYLMDEQGDCSLVKAFGYQDFKGRLS; this is encoded by the coding sequence ATGAAGTTAGAACAAGTACCCACACCAGCCTATGTCATTGACTTAGGAAAATTAGAAGCCAATTGCCGTATTTTACAGCAAGTTCAGGAAGAAGCGGGCTGCAAGGTTTTACTGGCCCAGAAGGCTTATTCTCTTTATAAAACCTATCCCTTAATTAGCCAGTATCTCTCTGGTACAACGGCTAGTGGTCTCTATGAGGCTAAACTAGCACGAGAAGAGTTCCCAGGGGAAGTCCATGTCTTTGCGCCAGCTTTCAAGGAATCAGATATGGAAGAGTTACTTCAGATATCAGATCATATCGTCTTTAATTCGGAGAGACAGTTGCGTAAATACGGTTCTCGTTGTCGAGAGGCTGGTATCAGTGTTGGTTTGCGCCTCAACCCTCAATGTTCAACTCAAGGAGATCACGCGCTCTATGACCCTTGTGCTCCGGGATCTCGGTTTGGAGTTACTTTAGACAAGATACCGAGTGATTTGCTGGACTTAGTAGATGGTCTTCATTTTCATACCCTTTGTGAGCAGGGGGCAGATGATTTAGAAACAACTTTGAAAGCTGTAGAAGCGCAGTTTGGACCTTATTTATATAAGGTCAAATGGCTCAATATGGGTGGAGGACACCACATAACGAGAGAAGACTATGATGTGGATTTGCTGATTTCTGAAATCAAGCGTATCCGAGAAACTTACAATCTTGAAGTCTATATCGAGCCGGGTGAAGCTATTGCGCTCAATGCGGGTTATCTAGCAACGGAGGTATTGGATATTGTAGAAAACGGTATGGAAATCTTGGTTTTAGATGCCTCTGCAACCTGCCATATGCCTGATGTACTTGAGATGCCCTATCGTCCACCTTTGAGAAATGGATTTGAGGCTCAGGAAAAAGCCCATACCTATAGACTTTCTTCCAATACCTGTCTGACGGGTGATGTGATTGGTGATTATAGCTTTGAAAATCCAGTTGAGATTGGAGACAGACTTTACTTTGAAGACATGGCTATTTACTCCTTTGTCAAAAATAATACCTTTAACGGTATTGGCTTGCCAAGTCTCTATCTCATGGACGAGCAAGGTGACTGTAGCTTAGTCAAAGCTTTTGGCTATCAAGACTTTAAAGGGAGATTATCATGA
- the aguA gene encoding agmatine deiminase encodes MMDSPKKLGYRMPAEYEPHHGTIMIWPTRPGSWPFQGKAAKKAFSQIIKTIAEGERVYLLVEQDHLSEAQDYLGDSVVYLDIPTNDAWARDTGPTILVNDKREKLAVDWSFNAWGGAVDGLYQDYEEDNQVASRFAETLEMPVYDAKPFVLEGGAIHSDGQGTILVTESCLLSPGRNPHLSKEQIENTLLESLGAEKVIWLPYGIYQDETNEHVDNVAAFVGPAELVLAWTDDQNDPQYAMSAADLELLEKETDAKGRHFTIHKLPIPANLQVVTEEDLPGYTYEDGEEERYEGERLAASYVNFYIANKAVLVPQFEDVNDQVALDILSKCFPDRKIVGIPARDILLGGGNIHCITQQIPE; translated from the coding sequence ATGATGGACAGTCCAAAGAAATTAGGCTACCGTATGCCGGCAGAGTATGAACCACACCATGGCACCATCATGATCTGGCCGACTCGACCAGGTTCATGGCCCTTTCAAGGAAAGGCTGCCAAAAAAGCATTTAGCCAAATTATAAAGACCATAGCAGAAGGGGAAAGGGTTTATCTTTTGGTGGAGCAGGACCATCTATCTGAAGCCCAAGACTATCTTGGAGATAGCGTTGTTTATCTAGACATTCCCACCAATGATGCCTGGGCGCGTGATACAGGTCCGACCATTCTCGTCAATGATAAAAGAGAAAAATTGGCAGTCGATTGGTCTTTTAATGCCTGGGGTGGTGCTGTCGATGGTCTTTATCAAGATTATGAAGAGGACAACCAAGTAGCTAGTCGTTTTGCAGAGACCTTGGAAATGCCTGTTTACGATGCCAAACCTTTTGTACTGGAAGGCGGGGCAATCCATAGCGATGGTCAAGGGACTATTCTTGTGACTGAAAGTTGCTTACTCAGTCCTGGACGGAATCCCCACCTGTCTAAAGAGCAAATTGAAAATACCTTATTAGAGAGCCTTGGCGCTGAAAAAGTTATCTGGCTTCCTTATGGTATTTATCAGGACGAAACCAATGAACACGTTGACAATGTTGCCGCTTTCGTTGGTCCTGCAGAGCTTGTCTTGGCTTGGACAGATGATCAAAATGATCCTCAGTATGCCATGTCTGCAGCTGACCTTGAGCTTTTAGAAAAAGAAACAGATGCAAAAGGTCGTCACTTCACCATTCATAAACTGCCAATTCCAGCTAATCTACAAGTCGTTACTGAAGAAGATTTACCAGGTTATACCTATGAAGATGGGGAAGAGGAGCGTTATGAGGGCGAGCGTCTTGCAGCTTCCTATGTCAATTTTTATATTGCCAACAAGGCTGTCTTAGTGCCCCAGTTTGAGGATGTAAACGACCAAGTGGCCCTAGATATTCTCAGCAAGTGTTTCCCAGACCGTAAGATCGTAGGAATACCAGCAAGAGACATTCTGTTAGGTGGTGGCAATATCCACTGTATCACCCAACAAATCCCAGAATAG
- the aguB gene encoding N-carbamoylputrescine amidase, with translation MRNVRVAAIQMQCAKDVATNIQTAERLVRQAAKQGAQIILLPELFERPYFCQERQYDYYQYAQSVIENTAIQHFKELAKELNVVLPISFYEKDGNVLYNSIAVIDADGEVLGVYRKTHIPDDHYYQEKFYFTPGNTGFKVWDTRYAKIGIGICWDQWFPETARCLALNGAELLFYPTAIGSEPILDTDSCGHWQRTMQGHAAANIVPVIAANRYGLEEVTPSEENGGQSSSLDFYGSSFMTDETGAILEKAERQGEAVLLATYDLDKGASERLNWGLFRDRRPEMYQRITD, from the coding sequence ATGAGAAATGTAAGAGTTGCAGCGATCCAGATGCAATGTGCTAAGGATGTGGCAACGAATATCCAAACAGCGGAACGTTTAGTTCGCCAAGCTGCAAAACAAGGCGCACAAATCATTCTCTTGCCGGAGTTGTTTGAACGTCCTTATTTTTGTCAGGAACGCCAGTATGACTACTACCAGTATGCCCAGTCGGTGATAGAAAATACAGCTATTCAGCATTTCAAGGAGCTTGCTAAGGAACTAAATGTTGTTCTACCGATTAGTTTCTACGAAAAAGATGGCAATGTCTTGTATAACTCAATCGCCGTCATTGATGCTGATGGAGAAGTGCTGGGCGTCTATCGGAAGACCCATATACCAGATGATCATTATTATCAAGAAAAATTTTACTTTACGCCTGGTAACACTGGTTTCAAGGTCTGGGATACTCGCTATGCTAAGATTGGGATTGGTATCTGTTGGGATCAATGGTTCCCTGAAACAGCCCGTTGTCTTGCATTGAATGGGGCAGAATTGCTCTTTTACCCAACCGCTATCGGTTCAGAGCCTATCTTAGATACGGATAGTTGTGGTCACTGGCAACGTACCATGCAAGGGCACGCAGCAGCGAATATTGTCCCAGTCATTGCAGCCAATCGTTACGGTTTGGAAGAAGTCACTCCTAGTGAGGAAAATGGTGGACAAAGTTCCAGTCTTGACTTCTACGGTTCGTCCTTTATGACGGATGAAACAGGAGCTATTTTAGAGAAAGCTGAAAGACAAGGTGAAGCTGTTCTGTTAGCAACTTATGACCTTGACAAGGGAGCAAGCGAGCGCCTCAACTGGGGACTATTTCGTGATAGGAGACCAGAAATGTATCAACGGATTACCGACTAG
- a CDS encoding TraX family protein, translating into MKKWNATQLKYLMAAVMVLDHIPHITGIVSPLWEGIFHALTRCVGVWFAYMAMEGFIHTRNLKNYLIRLWSWALIMFAGNSLLNALFSSKGVMVTNNIFLTLAIGVTMLWIGFPRKELDKKEKLWRRIGLAGLLIFGCLFTEGGITMLPFLLISYSCRNRKGLRNLLYAFLWAFLLVTSIQIYDTWHQTLEMMLFNSDWLFITVFPFMALYNGQRGKETSWSKYFFYIFYPAHLWIITLIAYLLK; encoded by the coding sequence ATGAAAAAATGGAATGCGACGCAGTTGAAGTATCTGATGGCGGCAGTAATGGTTCTGGACCATATCCCGCATATCACAGGGATTGTTTCTCCTTTGTGGGAAGGTATCTTTCACGCCTTGACCCGTTGTGTGGGAGTTTGGTTTGCCTATATGGCTATGGAAGGCTTCATCCATACTCGAAATTTGAAAAACTACCTCATCCGTCTTTGGAGTTGGGCGCTGATCATGTTTGCTGGAAATAGCCTACTCAATGCCCTATTTTCCTCTAAGGGAGTAATGGTCACTAATAATATTTTCTTAACTTTGGCCATCGGTGTTACCATGCTTTGGATTGGTTTTCCCAGAAAAGAGCTGGATAAAAAAGAGAAGTTGTGGCGTCGGATTGGGCTTGCTGGTCTCTTGATTTTCGGGTGTCTTTTTACTGAGGGTGGCATCACCATGCTACCATTTCTCTTGATTAGTTACTCTTGTCGAAATCGCAAGGGCTTGCGAAATCTCCTATATGCCTTTCTGTGGGCCTTCTTGTTAGTGACTTCCATCCAAATATACGACACTTGGCACCAAACACTAGAAATGATGCTTTTCAATTCTGACTGGCTCTTTATCACCGTCTTTCCTTTTATGGCCTTGTATAATGGACAGCGAGGAAAAGAAACCAGTTGGAGTAAATATTTCTTTTATATTTTCTACCCAGCTCATCTATGGATTATAACTTTGATTGCTTATTTGCTTAAGTAG
- a CDS encoding response regulator transcription factor → MASILVIEDNNEIQEILRTLLAEEHEVIQAFSGTEGIMQFDKGGIDLVLLDIMLPGKNGDQVLQAIRQTSQTPVIMLTALGDKKLISQYLLDGANDYVVKPFDLDEVFARVTVQLRQSSEHQSGNRREIDNFVQNFKNIQFDADSFEISNATETIRLAKKECQILQMLLQHPKKIFTKEELYELIWEESYLPGDNTLNTHLSNLRKKLHQLDPNHEYIETIWGVGVRLKGDK, encoded by the coding sequence ATGGCGAGCATACTTGTAATTGAAGATAATAATGAAATCCAGGAAATTTTAAGAACCCTTCTTGCAGAGGAACACGAGGTGATTCAAGCATTCTCTGGGACAGAAGGTATCATGCAATTTGACAAAGGTGGCATTGATCTCGTCTTGCTAGATATCATGCTCCCTGGGAAAAATGGCGACCAAGTCTTGCAAGCTATTCGACAAACTAGTCAGACTCCGGTCATCATGCTTACTGCTTTAGGTGATAAAAAGCTCATCAGCCAATATCTCTTAGATGGTGCCAATGATTATGTAGTAAAACCTTTTGATTTGGACGAAGTCTTTGCCAGAGTCACTGTTCAATTACGCCAAAGTAGTGAACATCAGTCAGGAAATCGAAGAGAAATTGATAACTTCGTACAAAACTTTAAAAATATCCAGTTCGATGCTGATAGTTTTGAAATAAGTAACGCAACTGAAACCATTCGCCTTGCAAAGAAAGAGTGTCAGATTCTCCAAATGTTGCTCCAGCATCCTAAAAAAATCTTCACCAAAGAAGAACTCTATGAATTGATTTGGGAAGAAAGTTACCTGCCTGGAGACAATACGCTCAACACTCATCTAAGCAATCTCCGTAAAAAACTGCACCAACTGGATCCGAATCACGAATACATCGAAACCATTTGGGGAGTTGGTGTTCGATTAAAAGGAGACAAATAA
- a CDS encoding sensor histidine kinase has protein sequence MNYILISILLLTNIILAISLIRYHIAIKDLSRQIEEKIRSGSMKRIGVNFFSKTILRLHNQIENLFQEVEQNQLIMKREKRTLDMAISNIAHDIRTPLTIASGYTQQLIKHPDNSSETLNKIAHHQDLVSKRLEALLEYRHLMEGAVKPKLEELDLSTFITKKTLAYYDVFQSSHIVLDFNVEPGLKTTTDEDLLDRIIQNLLGNVLKHGKEKARLSLKKEENRLVLEIDNLVKKPIKNIDNLSNRFYSENMSDTEESSGLGLYITEELVHLLGSEMKLSTDDQWLSVFIYF, from the coding sequence ATGAATTACATTTTGATATCAATATTACTCCTTACTAACATTATTTTGGCGATTTCTTTGATTCGCTATCATATAGCAATTAAAGATTTAAGCAGACAAATCGAAGAAAAGATTCGCTCTGGTAGCATGAAGAGGATCGGTGTAAATTTCTTTTCAAAGACCATTTTGCGACTACATAACCAAATTGAGAATCTATTTCAAGAAGTGGAGCAAAACCAACTAATCATGAAGCGTGAAAAACGCACCCTAGATATGGCAATCAGTAACATCGCTCATGATATTCGTACACCTTTGACAATCGCTTCAGGATATACCCAGCAACTAATAAAACACCCCGATAATAGTTCAGAAACCTTAAATAAAATAGCCCATCATCAGGATTTGGTTTCCAAACGTTTGGAGGCTCTCCTCGAATACCGTCATTTGATGGAAGGAGCAGTCAAACCGAAACTGGAAGAACTTGATTTATCAACTTTTATAACGAAAAAGACTTTAGCCTATTACGATGTTTTTCAGTCATCACATATTGTTCTTGATTTTAACGTTGAACCAGGATTGAAAACGACGACTGATGAGGACTTGCTGGATCGAATTATACAAAACCTGCTTGGAAATGTTCTCAAGCACGGCAAGGAGAAGGCTCGACTTTCTTTGAAAAAGGAAGAAAATAGGCTTGTTTTGGAAATTGATAATCTAGTCAAAAAACCTATCAAGAATATAGACAATCTCAGCAATCGTTTTTATTCTGAAAATATGTCAGATACCGAAGAATCCTCTGGTTTAGGTCTCTATATTACCGAGGAATTAGTTCATCTTCTCGGTTCAGAGATGAAACTAAGCACAGATGATCAGTGGTTGTCGGTTTTCATTTATTTTTAA